One segment of Alnus glutinosa chromosome 2, dhAlnGlut1.1, whole genome shotgun sequence DNA contains the following:
- the LOC133860490 gene encoding uncharacterized protein LOC133860490: MISPTHCWSPHKLLMLHLFLFISFSSPTSATLSEKLDQTSVPQEADTEIKCGTCPCVNPCAQQLPPPPPPPPPPPAAPKNPSTPYCTPLAPPPPPRFIYVTGVPGDLYVTDPAYNTWVYYSGVGRNVIVGFLLLVGCGVLELMVIGRL; this comes from the coding sequence ATGATATCGCCAACGCATTGTTGGAGCCCCCATAAACTTCTCATGCTCCATCTTTTTCTGTTCATATCATTTTCATCTCCAACTAGTGCTACCCTTTCAGAGAAGTTGGACCAAACATCGGTGCCTCAGGAGGCAGATACAGAAATAAAGTGCGGAACATGCCCTTGTGTGAACCCGTGTGCCCAGCAACtgcctccaccaccaccacctccgcCGCCGCCCCCAGCGGCTCCAAAGAATCCATCCACACCATATTGCACTCCGCTGGCACCGCCGCCACCACCACGATTCATTTATGTGACAGGTGTGCCGGGGGATTTGTACGTGACTGATCCAGCATATAACACTTGGGTGTATTACTCAGGTGTCGGGCGGAATGTGATTGTGGGATTTCTGCTTTTGGTTGGTTGTGGAGTGCTAGAACTGATGGTTATTGGTAGACTCTGA